From a region of the Desulfovibrio sp. JC010 genome:
- a CDS encoding PocR ligand-binding domain-containing protein has translation MLMTDLLSKEEWNDLERKVHEDWGFNASAYNADGLTFTGYKNFCNPLCAEIKSHPEGIQAICSVAHQHMSQLARTSGKTVIEECDSGMVKVCTPVIIEGEFVGIVGGCGRVLDDSEVETFTVHKAINIELERVENLADEVSPLTMKKAEQLAEFLEDFVKNIA, from the coding sequence ATGTTGATGACCGATCTGCTTTCTAAAGAAGAGTGGAATGATCTTGAGCGAAAAGTACATGAAGACTGGGGTTTTAATGCCAGTGCGTACAATGCTGACGGATTGACTTTCACCGGTTATAAGAATTTCTGTAATCCATTATGTGCTGAAATTAAATCACACCCGGAGGGCATACAGGCTATCTGTTCCGTGGCTCATCAACATATGTCCCAACTGGCCAGAACCTCCGGGAAAACGGTCATTGAAGAATGTGATTCCGGGATGGTCAAGGTCTGTACTCCGGTGATTATTGAAGGTGAATTTGTAGGTATTGTCGGTGGTTGCGGCAGAGTTCTTGATGATTCAGAAGTCGAAACTTTTACCGTACACAAAGCTATTAATATTGAATTGGAAAGAGTTGAAAATCTCGCGGACGAGGTTTCTCCTCTCACTATGAAGAAGGCTGAGCAATTAGCTGAGTTTTTGGAGGATTTTGTTAAGAATATTGCTTAA
- a CDS encoding response regulator: protein MRFLIIDDDETVHMYLSKLLSPYARCEAVFNGSDAIELYKKAHEDDDPFDTVFMDILMPEMDGHEATKKLREMEHELKVDGPDEFKLVMITSLKDTKNVSQAFFKGYASCYIVKPFNKVQVMNELRENNIL from the coding sequence ATGAGGTTTCTAATTATTGACGATGACGAAACCGTTCACATGTATTTGAGCAAGCTGCTTTCACCGTATGCCCGCTGTGAAGCTGTGTTCAACGGAAGCGATGCCATTGAGTTGTATAAGAAGGCCCATGAGGACGACGACCCGTTCGATACTGTCTTTATGGATATTCTGATGCCGGAAATGGACGGCCACGAAGCGACTAAAAAATTACGTGAGATGGAGCATGAGCTGAAAGTGGATGGGCCGGATGAGTTCAAGCTGGTCATGATCACTTCCCTGAAAGACACGAAAAATGTGAGTCAGGCTTTCTTTAAAGGGTATGCCAGCTGCTACATTGTCAAACCGTTTAATAAAGTGCAGGTCATGAATGAACTGCGCGAGAATAATATTCTTTAG
- the rpoZ gene encoding DNA-directed RNA polymerase subunit omega, translated as MARITVEDCLAEVGNRFLIVQMAIKRVKQYREGYTPLVESKNKEIVTALREIAATKVLPESYHTADGKKPGSE; from the coding sequence ATGGCAAGAATCACCGTTGAAGATTGTCTGGCTGAGGTTGGTAACAGATTCCTTATTGTCCAGATGGCCATTAAAAGAGTGAAGCAGTACCGTGAAGGATACACTCCTCTTGTTGAATCCAAAAACAAAGAAATTGTAACCGCACTCAGGGAAATTGCCGCTACCAAGGTTCTTCCCGAGAGCTACCACACTGCTGACGGTAAAAAGCCCGGCAGCGAATAA
- the dnaJ gene encoding molecular chaperone DnaJ yields MSKRCYYEVLEVTRESQEGEIKRAYRKKAMEFHPDRNPGDAQAEENFKEAAEAYDVLRDPEKRSRYDRFGHEGVNGMNGGFGGFQSSEDIFGAFGDIFGDIFGFSGGGRGGSRMQAGSDLRYNLTVSFRDAAKGTEVELNIPVTDTCDTCDGSGAAPGTTPETCSHCGGRGAVEQTQGFFRISVPCPACNGRGKVITNPCPECHGGGYVRKQKDLNVRIPAGVDNGSRLRLRGEGEAGMNGGPHGDLYVVITVEPDKVFKRQGQDLVLSTEITFVQAALGYKLEIPTLDDPIEMDVPKGTQSGEVFQLRGLGLPYLGSSHKGDLLVEVKVKTPTGLSSRQEELLREFEALDEEKPMKKVKKLFKKAKDKVMGE; encoded by the coding sequence ATGTCAAAACGTTGTTATTATGAAGTTTTAGAAGTTACCCGGGAATCTCAGGAAGGTGAAATCAAAAGGGCTTATCGCAAAAAAGCCATGGAATTTCATCCTGACCGTAATCCGGGTGACGCGCAAGCTGAAGAAAATTTCAAGGAAGCTGCAGAAGCTTATGATGTTCTGCGCGACCCTGAAAAACGAAGCCGTTATGACCGTTTCGGCCATGAAGGCGTGAACGGCATGAACGGCGGTTTCGGCGGATTCCAGTCTTCCGAAGATATTTTCGGTGCTTTCGGTGATATTTTCGGTGACATTTTCGGTTTCAGCGGCGGCGGACGCGGCGGAAGCCGCATGCAGGCCGGTTCCGATCTCAGGTATAACCTGACCGTTTCCTTCCGTGATGCGGCCAAGGGTACCGAAGTCGAACTGAATATTCCGGTGACCGATACCTGTGATACCTGCGACGGCAGCGGTGCCGCACCCGGAACCACCCCGGAAACCTGCTCCCATTGCGGTGGCAGGGGGGCTGTTGAGCAGACTCAGGGGTTTTTCCGTATTTCCGTTCCCTGTCCCGCCTGTAACGGCCGGGGCAAGGTCATCACCAATCCCTGCCCTGAATGTCATGGCGGAGGTTATGTGCGCAAGCAGAAGGACCTGAATGTCCGCATCCCTGCCGGTGTGGATAACGGTTCCCGTCTGCGTCTGCGCGGCGAAGGTGAAGCCGGAATGAACGGCGGTCCCCACGGTGACCTTTACGTGGTCATCACTGTGGAGCCGGACAAAGTATTCAAGCGTCAGGGTCAGGATCTGGTTCTGAGTACGGAAATTACCTTTGTACAGGCTGCACTGGGCTACAAGCTGGAAATACCCACCCTTGATGATCCCATCGAAATGGACGTCCCCAAGGGGACCCAGAGTGGCGAGGTTTTCCAGCTGCGCGGATTAGGTCTTCCTTACCTCGGCAGTTCCCACAAGGGCGACCTGCTTGTGGAAGTAAAGGTCAAGACTCCCACCGGCTTAAGCAGCAGGCAGGAAGAACTTCTCAGGGAATTCGAAGCCCTTGATGAAGAGAAGCCCATGAAAAAGGTGAAAAAGCTTTTCAAAAAAGCAAAAGATAAAGTGATGGGTGAGTAG
- a CDS encoding FAD-dependent oxidoreductase: MSEHVVVIGAVALGPKAACRFKRIRQDARVTLIDRDEIFSYGGCGIPYFVSGDVSEANQLRTTAFHMVRDEPFFNDIKGVEVLSSTEATKIDRENKQVQIKNLKTGEESVLDYDQLVIGTGATPRKLGLPGEDLENVFYVGNMHDAEKIKEGITKGQYGKAVVVGAGFIGLEMAEAFSDMWGIETTVVEIFDQILPRMCSPVLAKMGQKHMEDEGVSFKLGQTVSRIEGDGKVEKVITSDGEVEADIVIISAGVIPNDKLARECGLECSERGGIMVDETMRTSDPLIFSGGDCAIIKNAVDGSPLFLPMGSMANRQGRVIGGNLAGRKESFPAAAGSWCVKIFEQAMSGTGMSLGAAKQAGFDAVSVMLIMADRAHFYPEKDMMTLEMVVDKTTRRVLGIQGISAGGDALVGRINAVAAIMKYEPKIEDVSNLEVAYSPPFASAMDVLNAIANMADNAVYGMNHGSGPDAFAELWADRESGKYCFLDVREHADAEPFLEKYPEHWHNIPQGEIPKRHEELPKDKKLVLVCNTGGRSYEAQIMLDAIGFEDVHNTHGGMAVIKAFGVDI, from the coding sequence ATGTCAGAACATGTAGTTGTCATCGGTGCTGTGGCACTTGGGCCCAAGGCGGCCTGTCGCTTTAAAAGAATTAGACAGGACGCCCGCGTTACCCTTATCGACAGGGACGAAATTTTCTCCTACGGCGGTTGCGGTATCCCTTACTTTGTTTCCGGCGATGTGTCCGAAGCCAACCAGCTTCGCACCACAGCTTTCCATATGGTCCGGGACGAGCCGTTTTTCAACGACATCAAGGGCGTGGAAGTGCTTTCTTCCACTGAAGCCACCAAGATCGACCGTGAAAACAAGCAGGTTCAGATCAAGAACCTGAAGACCGGCGAAGAAAGCGTGCTTGATTACGACCAGCTCGTAATCGGTACCGGAGCCACCCCGCGCAAGCTCGGCCTGCCCGGCGAAGATCTTGAGAACGTCTTCTATGTCGGCAACATGCATGACGCTGAAAAAATCAAGGAAGGCATCACCAAGGGTCAGTACGGCAAGGCTGTTGTGGTCGGTGCCGGATTTATCGGTCTTGAAATGGCTGAAGCGTTCTCCGACATGTGGGGCATTGAAACCACAGTTGTTGAAATTTTTGACCAGATTCTTCCGCGCATGTGCAGCCCTGTGCTGGCAAAAATGGGCCAGAAACACATGGAAGACGAAGGTGTCTCCTTCAAACTCGGGCAGACTGTTTCCAGAATTGAAGGTGACGGCAAGGTTGAGAAGGTAATCACCTCCGACGGCGAAGTGGAAGCGGATATCGTAATTATTTCCGCCGGGGTTATCCCCAATGATAAACTGGCCCGTGAATGCGGTCTGGAATGCAGTGAGCGCGGAGGAATTATGGTTGATGAAACCATGCGTACTTCCGATCCGCTGATCTTTTCCGGCGGTGACTGCGCCATCATTAAAAATGCTGTTGACGGCTCTCCGCTGTTCCTGCCCATGGGGTCCATGGCCAACAGGCAGGGCCGGGTTATCGGCGGCAACCTTGCAGGACGCAAGGAGAGTTTCCCCGCTGCAGCAGGATCATGGTGTGTTAAGATTTTTGAGCAGGCCATGTCCGGTACCGGAATGAGCCTCGGTGCTGCAAAGCAGGCCGGATTCGACGCCGTCAGCGTTATGCTGATCATGGCCGACCGTGCCCACTTCTATCCTGAAAAGGACATGATGACCCTTGAAATGGTTGTGGATAAAACAACCCGCCGGGTGCTCGGCATTCAGGGGATTTCCGCTGGCGGCGATGCCCTTGTGGGCCGTATCAACGCGGTTGCGGCAATTATGAAATATGAACCCAAGATTGAAGATGTAAGCAATCTGGAAGTGGCTTACTCCCCGCCGTTCGCTTCCGCCATGGATGTGCTCAACGCCATTGCCAACATGGCTGATAACGCTGTTTATGGAATGAACCATGGCAGCGGTCCTGATGCCTTTGCCGAGCTTTGGGCTGATCGTGAAAGCGGCAAGTACTGCTTCCTTGATGTTCGTGAACATGCCGATGCAGAGCCTTTCCTCGAAAAGTATCCCGAACATTGGCACAACATTCCGCAGGGTGAGATTCCCAAAAGGCATGAAGAGCTTCCCAAGGATAAAAAGCTGGTGCTGGTCTGCAACACCGGCGGCCGTTCTTACGAAGCCCAGATCATGCTTGATGCCATAGGCTTTGAAGATGTTCATAATACCCACGGCGGTATGGCCGTAATCAAGGCTTTCGGCGTGGATATTTAA
- a CDS encoding DUF4340 domain-containing protein has protein sequence MSSPKSPVERAEPVWPVLNKEQVDRLDVCPLDKGCFSLVRRADGWGVVQHGWNGTVEADLEKVEALLDVLAQDKAFRCLGQISGGVSAEYGFEIPRVRIAAGGGQEQTVTVGSESPSGEGFYALNSKEKNSLFLLDKDFVSSCEFPAEYYYNMFLLPGQPDKVQSISLGHGGSFSWTLVRKKGPFTFSFPASLSGKEASGGDVDLFLHSLLEVPAKGIVATGPGKESRIVLNIEIALPGNKVETLEIFEPAGEGGHYIARSSAQSGFLVLSKEHYEQLDRKAFSMQQRNVVSVATGKLGSVKVVQGNQTFTGIKSDKSWINFEDKKPLLGIDMSLWRLNELKFEAEPAQTLSESSEKVMDLDLLDQNGERVVMVSFFSDPELPAGQCWLSLGNGTGYYPVSDKLLEDLQGQIPLRK, from the coding sequence TTGAGTTCCCCGAAAAGTCCGGTGGAACGCGCAGAGCCTGTTTGGCCTGTTCTCAATAAGGAACAGGTGGACAGGCTAGACGTGTGTCCGCTGGATAAGGGCTGCTTTTCTCTTGTGCGCAGGGCGGACGGCTGGGGTGTGGTTCAGCACGGCTGGAACGGCACAGTGGAAGCTGATCTGGAAAAAGTTGAAGCTCTTCTCGACGTACTTGCGCAGGACAAGGCTTTTCGCTGTCTTGGGCAGATTTCTGGAGGCGTGTCTGCCGAATATGGATTTGAAATTCCCCGGGTGCGCATTGCCGCCGGCGGTGGGCAGGAGCAGACAGTTACAGTCGGCTCCGAGAGTCCTTCGGGGGAAGGTTTTTACGCTTTGAATTCCAAGGAAAAGAACAGCCTTTTCCTTCTTGATAAAGATTTTGTCAGCAGCTGCGAATTTCCGGCGGAATATTATTATAATATGTTCCTGTTGCCGGGGCAGCCGGATAAGGTCCAGTCCATTTCGCTGGGCCACGGCGGTTCTTTTTCATGGACTCTGGTCCGCAAGAAGGGTCCGTTTACCTTTTCGTTTCCGGCATCGCTTAGCGGTAAAGAGGCCAGCGGTGGAGATGTCGATCTTTTTCTTCACTCCCTGCTGGAGGTTCCGGCTAAAGGCATCGTTGCCACAGGACCGGGGAAAGAAAGCAGGATTGTGCTGAATATCGAGATTGCTCTGCCTGGAAACAAGGTGGAGACTCTGGAAATTTTCGAACCGGCCGGGGAGGGCGGACATTACATTGCCCGTTCTTCCGCGCAGAGCGGTTTTTTGGTTCTTAGCAAAGAACATTATGAGCAATTGGACAGAAAAGCTTTCAGCATGCAGCAGCGAAATGTTGTTTCCGTGGCTACCGGAAAGCTCGGTTCTGTAAAGGTTGTTCAAGGCAACCAGACTTTTACCGGAATCAAATCCGATAAAAGCTGGATTAATTTTGAGGATAAAAAGCCGCTGCTGGGCATTGACATGTCTCTGTGGCGACTTAATGAATTAAAATTCGAGGCGGAACCGGCGCAGACTCTTTCGGAAAGTTCCGAAAAGGTCATGGATCTGGATTTACTGGACCAAAACGGCGAGCGTGTCGTTATGGTGTCCTTTTTTTCCGATCCGGAACTTCCCGCCGGGCAATGTTGGCTTTCACTGGGTAACGGTACCGGGTACTATCCTGTATCGGACAAACTGCTGGAAGACCTGCAGGGCCAGATTCCTCTCAGAAAATAA
- a CDS encoding DUF3568 domain-containing protein: MFKSRVLAVCLALFMCVAVSGCAAVVLGGAAAGGTYVYITGQAKQKFNADLGSTFQAALKGCQSLGLKVEEKKKRLSDASIKAIDVDTEVHIDFTYVSSKVTEVTVRYGILGDEAASRRILSAINKNF, encoded by the coding sequence ATGTTCAAAAGTAGAGTTTTGGCTGTTTGTCTTGCGCTTTTTATGTGCGTTGCTGTTTCCGGCTGCGCAGCAGTGGTTCTGGGCGGGGCGGCTGCCGGCGGCACTTATGTGTACATTACCGGTCAGGCCAAACAGAAATTCAATGCTGATCTGGGCAGCACTTTTCAGGCGGCACTAAAAGGGTGTCAGAGTCTGGGGCTAAAAGTGGAAGAGAAAAAGAAAAGACTCAGCGATGCTTCCATTAAGGCCATAGATGTTGATACAGAAGTGCATATTGATTTCACTTATGTATCTTCAAAGGTAACTGAGGTTACGGTTCGTTATGGCATACTCGGTGATGAAGCTGCTTCGCGCAGGATTCTTAGTGCCATTAATAAGAATTTTTAA
- a CDS encoding esterase-like activity of phytase family protein encodes MKKILLFILILCSTPISFLFGASSKLDNPAQPQVNPVEIVLVSEQLGPEENNTTLSHPHLKYRGSLLLNSPHPAFGGFSDLLVSTDRKSFLAVSDMGFWLKGKLQYTSSGFLKGVERKAELGQLLNSEGKTFAIKYNGDAEALCRTPDQSPDSSTESGYLVAFERVHRINSYNSGKILDLSGKATPLPLPEQIKKSPLNGGIESMALLPDQSLFILTEGDDSAGSYSAAALMKNGKWTTFRYKRDSSFRPTSAACLPYGKILILERRYNGPGTLGIRLSTIEKGLIRKGTILSPKLFCELNPPIPRDNYEGLDAVLGTNANIWIYIISDDNFSPVQHTILSLFELTRGKEN; translated from the coding sequence ATGAAAAAAATTTTGCTCTTTATTCTGATCCTTTGCAGCACACCGATCTCTTTCCTGTTCGGAGCCTCCAGCAAATTGGACAATCCTGCCCAGCCGCAGGTTAACCCTGTGGAGATAGTGCTTGTCAGCGAGCAATTGGGGCCGGAAGAAAATAATACAACACTGTCCCACCCTCATTTGAAATACCGGGGTTCACTGCTGCTGAACAGCCCGCATCCGGCTTTCGGAGGATTCTCCGACCTGCTGGTAAGCACCGACCGCAAATCATTTCTGGCTGTATCAGACATGGGATTCTGGCTTAAAGGAAAACTGCAATACACCTCCTCCGGCTTCCTCAAGGGGGTTGAGCGCAAAGCAGAACTGGGACAACTGCTCAACAGCGAGGGCAAAACCTTTGCCATAAAATACAACGGTGATGCCGAAGCACTGTGTCGCACTCCGGACCAGAGCCCGGACAGCTCCACGGAATCCGGCTACCTTGTAGCTTTTGAAAGAGTCCACCGCATCAACAGCTATAACTCAGGTAAAATTCTGGACCTTTCCGGCAAAGCCACTCCGCTTCCCCTGCCGGAACAGATCAAAAAATCACCGCTCAACGGGGGCATCGAAAGCATGGCCCTGCTCCCGGACCAAAGTCTGTTCATCCTCACTGAAGGTGATGATTCGGCAGGCTCGTATTCCGCAGCAGCCCTGATGAAAAACGGAAAGTGGACAACTTTCCGATACAAACGTGATTCAAGCTTTCGCCCCACCTCCGCAGCCTGCCTTCCGTACGGTAAAATCCTCATTCTGGAACGCAGATACAACGGTCCCGGAACTCTCGGAATCAGGCTCAGCACCATTGAAAAAGGCCTGATCAGAAAAGGTACGATTCTCAGCCCGAAGCTGTTTTGTGAACTGAATCCGCCCATACCGCGCGATAATTACGAAGGTCTGGACGCTGTCCTCGGCACGAATGCTAACATATGGATTTATATCATTTCCGACGACAATTTCTCACCTGTACAGCACACAATCCTCTCACTTTTTGAACTTACACGCGGAAAAGAAAATTAG
- the moaC gene encoding cyclic pyranopterin monophosphate synthase MoaC, with protein MSEFSHIDAEGNATMVDVAAKADTKRTAIAKGKVILNEETFNLLQKQALPKGDALASAKIAGIMGAKETHRLIPLCHPIALSYVDVRFAVNEAELTIEVEGEARCTGKTGVEMEALVAVQVACATIYDMCKAVQKDVIISDVRLVYKDGGKSGTFRAE; from the coding sequence ATGAGTGAGTTTTCCCACATTGATGCCGAAGGCAATGCGACAATGGTGGACGTGGCTGCCAAGGCCGACACCAAACGTACCGCCATTGCCAAAGGAAAGGTAATCCTCAACGAGGAGACTTTCAATCTGCTGCAGAAGCAGGCCCTCCCCAAAGGGGACGCCCTTGCTTCCGCAAAGATCGCAGGTATCATGGGGGCCAAGGAAACTCACCGCCTTATCCCGCTCTGCCATCCCATTGCACTCAGCTATGTTGACGTGCGTTTTGCCGTTAACGAAGCCGAACTGACCATTGAAGTGGAAGGCGAGGCCCGCTGTACCGGGAAAACCGGAGTAGAAATGGAAGCACTGGTTGCCGTACAGGTCGCCTGTGCCACCATCTACGACATGTGTAAGGCCGTACAGAAGGATGTGATTATTTCCGATGTGCGACTCGTCTACAAAGACGGAGGCAAGTCCGGGACTTTTCGGGCAGAGTAA